A section of the Adhaeribacter arboris genome encodes:
- a CDS encoding FAD-dependent monooxygenase: MKISIIGAGIAGLTTAIALKKAGFETEVFEAASEIKPVGAGLGLAPNAIKAFYELGIAEKIIPLGRRLPHFKITNAAGSILSFTDSQAISARYGIDNFTIHRYALHQALLQELDGTPIYIGKKVIGLTKEGKELIIQFQDGSSHKTPYLIIADGIHSVLRNKLVPHATIRYAGYSCWRAVIEGTGIAQEGASETWDTAGRFGIVPLKDNQIYWFACINAPEKSEKFKNFRVQDLYAHFHQFHAPVPQILSKTKDEQLLHHDIFDLDPLPHFVYDNVLLVGDTAHGMTPNMGQGACQAIEDAVVLGKELERNTTIEAALQAFERRRLKRTEKIILRSRNIGRIAQTSNPILAGIRNAMLRITPASAQTKQFDMLYNIDF; this comes from the coding sequence ATGAAAATCAGTATAATAGGAGCGGGGATTGCCGGATTAACCACCGCCATAGCTTTAAAAAAAGCCGGATTTGAAACGGAAGTATTCGAAGCAGCATCCGAGATTAAACCGGTTGGAGCGGGCTTAGGCCTAGCACCCAATGCCATCAAAGCTTTTTATGAATTAGGTATCGCCGAAAAAATTATACCACTTGGCAGAAGGTTACCCCACTTTAAAATTACTAATGCCGCCGGAAGTATTCTTTCCTTTACAGATAGCCAGGCCATAAGTGCGCGTTACGGCATTGATAATTTTACTATTCATCGGTATGCTCTGCACCAAGCGCTCCTGCAAGAACTGGATGGGACCCCCATTTATATCGGCAAAAAAGTAATTGGTCTTACCAAAGAAGGAAAAGAACTAATCATTCAGTTTCAGGATGGGAGTTCGCACAAAACTCCTTATTTGATTATTGCCGATGGTATTCACTCTGTTTTACGCAACAAACTGGTTCCCCATGCTACTATTCGTTATGCTGGTTATAGCTGCTGGCGGGCGGTGATTGAAGGTACCGGCATTGCCCAGGAGGGCGCCTCCGAGACCTGGGATACCGCCGGCAGGTTCGGGATTGTGCCGTTGAAAGACAACCAAATTTATTGGTTTGCCTGCATTAATGCCCCGGAAAAAAGTGAAAAATTTAAAAATTTCCGGGTTCAGGATTTATATGCCCATTTTCATCAGTTTCATGCGCCTGTTCCACAAATTCTCTCCAAAACAAAAGACGAACAACTGCTACACCATGATATTTTTGATTTGGACCCACTACCGCATTTTGTTTATGATAATGTGCTGCTGGTAGGTGACACCGCTCATGGCATGACGCCCAACATGGGCCAAGGAGCTTGCCAGGCCATTGAAGATGCTGTTGTACTGGGTAAAGAGTTAGAGCGGAATACAACGATTGAAGCGGCACTTCAGGCTTTTGAACGAAGAAGGTTAAAACGTACGGAAAAGATTATCCTGCGGTCGCGGAATATTGGGCGCATCGCTCAAACCAGCAATCCGATTCTGGCTGGAATCAGAAATGCCATGCTACGGATTACTCCAGCTAGCGCCCAAACAAAGCAATTTGATATGCTCTACAACATTGATTTCTAA
- a CDS encoding c-type cytochrome: protein MKKFFKWTGIVLGSCFIMLLLTFLFINHKVKSRFNKEYQVSVQTIPIPTDDASINLGKHIATIKGCGDCHGQNFSGQVVIDDPAIGFLAGPNITRGKGGLLSRHKTYTDEDYVRAIKHGIGQDNKTLKLMPSYEYNPLSKKDLGALIAYLKSLPPVDNETPPIRLNPLAYVLTHFDKLPLVAAERVDHSTQSQEEVLPEVSAAYGQYVAVSCTGCHRDNFQGGSAIVPGSPDVPNINSSGNLGKWSEAQFIQTLRTGITPEGKKMNAKFMPWKMTKEYTDTEIKSLYKFLKSLPG, encoded by the coding sequence ATGAAAAAGTTCTTTAAATGGACCGGAATTGTTCTGGGCTCATGCTTCATTATGCTGCTTTTAACTTTTCTTTTTATCAACCATAAAGTAAAAAGCCGCTTCAACAAAGAGTATCAGGTATCGGTGCAAACCATTCCCATTCCTACCGATGATGCCTCCATAAACCTTGGTAAACACATTGCCACTATAAAGGGCTGCGGCGACTGCCACGGCCAAAATTTTAGTGGACAAGTAGTAATTGATGACCCAGCCATTGGCTTTTTGGCGGGTCCCAATATAACGCGAGGAAAAGGCGGTCTTTTAAGCCGGCATAAAACTTATACGGACGAAGATTACGTGCGGGCAATCAAGCATGGCATTGGACAAGATAATAAAACATTAAAACTCATGCCATCTTACGAGTACAACCCATTATCTAAAAAGGATTTAGGCGCTTTGATTGCTTATTTAAAAAGTTTGCCGCCTGTAGATAATGAAACACCACCTATTCGTTTAAATCCCTTAGCTTACGTACTTACCCATTTTGATAAATTACCGTTGGTGGCGGCGGAAAGGGTGGACCATAGTACGCAGAGCCAAGAAGAAGTTTTACCGGAAGTTTCCGCCGCCTATGGCCAATATGTAGCCGTGTCATGTACTGGTTGCCATCGCGATAATTTCCAGGGAGGCAGTGCCATAGTTCCGGGTTCGCCCGATGTCCCTAATATAAACAGTTCGGGTAACTTAGGAAAATGGTCAGAAGCCCAGTTCATTCAAACCTTGCGAACCGGCATAACACCCGAAGGCAAAAAAATGAATGCCAAATTCATGCCCTGGAAAATGACAAAAGAATACACAGATACCGAAATAAAATCGCTCTATAAATTCTTGAAAAGCTTACCTGGTTAA
- a CDS encoding MBL fold metallo-hydrolase has protein sequence MNRKIFLQNLLLLGVTPYLLKANPYPLMNPKISVQLLRHATLIIHIGKQKLLVDPMLASKGELDPVQNCGNNIRIPMVDLPLEKDALQKILSEVDAIVVTHLHRDHWDLAAQTLINKDKLIFCQPSDLDKIKKQGFTNVTPIDQQLIWKDIKIFRTKGKHGSGEIGQKMGEVSGFVFASKQQSVYLAGDTIWCDDVNEALKEHQPTAIIVNAGGAQFLSGGPITMTPEDIRQVYAKQPNAKIIAVHMDTVNHCFVKRTALRKALQENNLVSKVIIPFDGDLIPL, from the coding sequence ATGAACCGTAAAATATTTTTACAAAACCTTTTGTTGCTTGGCGTCACCCCTTATTTACTGAAAGCAAATCCATATCCGCTTATGAACCCTAAAATTTCTGTTCAATTACTAAGGCACGCCACTTTAATTATTCATATTGGTAAACAAAAGCTGCTTGTTGATCCCATGCTGGCATCAAAAGGAGAGTTAGACCCGGTACAAAATTGCGGGAACAACATAAGAATACCAATGGTTGATCTTCCCTTAGAAAAGGATGCATTACAGAAGATTTTAAGCGAGGTAGATGCTATTGTGGTAACCCATCTTCATCGGGATCATTGGGATCTGGCTGCACAAACTCTTATAAACAAAGATAAACTTATATTTTGCCAGCCATCTGATTTAGATAAAATCAAAAAGCAAGGCTTTACAAATGTAACACCAATTGACCAGCAACTTATCTGGAAAGACATAAAGATTTTCCGGACTAAAGGAAAGCATGGCTCGGGTGAGATCGGGCAAAAAATGGGAGAAGTATCCGGATTTGTTTTTGCTAGTAAACAACAAAGCGTTTACTTGGCAGGAGATACTATTTGGTGTGATGATGTGAATGAAGCTCTAAAAGAACACCAACCAACAGCTATAATAGTAAATGCAGGAGGAGCGCAGTTTTTATCCGGAGGCCCAATTACTATGACTCCAGAAGATATTAGGCAAGTTTATGCGAAACAGCCTAATGCAAAAATTATAGCTGTACACATGGATACAGTAAATCATTGTTTTGTAAAGCGAACGGCTTTGAGAAAAGCCCTTCAAGAAAATAACTTGGTTTCAAAAGTTATTATTCCCTTTGATGGTGATCTTATACCTTTGTAA
- a CDS encoding SGNH/GDSL hydrolase family protein has protein sequence MKILFVGDSITKGTLGTSFIKIIQYENPGYNIKNAGLNGDTFSHISERLLQELSKNPDYDGVVLQGGYNDLILPYFQQKGKLFQFALKEQLKKGLWPLTSALDFENAWRRTVQEVKRIFKGKLVLTTIGCINEDLHFTLNFQRAAYNTAIRKVAQEEATLLADSGLKYDQILSINSQTNYFLESFWAVTLTDPVVSHTKKGPDWLSRKRHLQLTIDGVHLNNAGARIFKVCIIEQLQKLKP, from the coding sequence ATGAAAATTTTATTTGTAGGTGATAGTATCACCAAGGGTACACTTGGCACGAGCTTTATAAAAATAATACAGTACGAAAATCCTGGGTATAACATAAAAAACGCGGGCTTAAATGGGGATACTTTTAGCCATATCAGCGAAAGGCTTCTTCAGGAATTAAGTAAGAATCCCGATTATGATGGTGTGGTGCTCCAGGGAGGTTATAACGATTTAATTTTACCTTATTTTCAACAGAAAGGCAAGCTGTTCCAATTTGCTTTAAAGGAACAGCTCAAAAAAGGCTTATGGCCACTAACTTCTGCCTTGGATTTCGAAAATGCCTGGAGAAGAACTGTTCAGGAGGTTAAACGGATTTTTAAGGGCAAACTGGTACTTACCACCATAGGTTGTATCAATGAGGATTTACATTTTACCTTAAATTTTCAACGAGCTGCTTACAATACCGCTATTCGCAAAGTTGCTCAGGAAGAAGCGACCTTATTAGCGGATAGCGGGTTAAAATATGACCAAATTTTAAGTATTAACTCCCAAACAAATTACTTTTTGGAAAGCTTCTGGGCCGTTACCCTGACCGACCCGGTTGTTTCACACACTAAAAAGGGCCCGGATTGGCTAAGCCGCAAGCGCCACCTGCAGCTAACCATTGATGGCGTTCACTTGAATAACGCGGGAGCTCGAATTTTTAAAGTTTGTATTATAGAGCAATTGCAAAAACTAAAGCCTTAA
- a CDS encoding hemerythrin domain-containing protein, whose protein sequence is MRTVKRYNVFNNIHKALRSMLFDLQSKIQQTDFTELKADKVIAEMERVLYFYDEHADHEDRFILAHIVHQEPQLTEELEKDHVIDHNLSADLRQFISNWRQAKSVEEKELSGKQIFYALNEFIAFNLYHMNKEENQLLLALWKHFSDKEILRMEQQIMASIDPQVLMEESRWMMRSINNAEILEWMDGIKVSAPAPVYEVFLQMAADELPQVRFRELKFN, encoded by the coding sequence ATGAGAACCGTAAAACGCTATAATGTTTTTAACAACATCCACAAAGCACTTAGAAGCATGCTTTTCGATTTACAAAGCAAAATACAACAAACTGATTTTACAGAGCTTAAAGCCGATAAAGTAATTGCCGAAATGGAACGAGTACTCTATTTCTACGATGAACATGCCGACCACGAAGACCGATTTATTTTAGCCCATATTGTACATCAGGAACCGCAGCTTACAGAAGAACTGGAAAAAGACCATGTAATAGACCATAATTTAAGTGCTGATCTAAGACAATTTATTAGCAATTGGCGTCAGGCGAAATCAGTGGAAGAAAAAGAGTTATCCGGTAAGCAAATCTTTTATGCACTTAATGAATTTATCGCCTTTAATCTGTACCACATGAATAAGGAAGAAAACCAATTACTGCTGGCACTTTGGAAGCACTTTTCGGATAAAGAGATCCTGCGCATGGAACAACAGATTATGGCTTCAATTGACCCGCAGGTACTTATGGAAGAAAGCCGGTGGATGATGCGCAGTATTAATAATGCAGAAATTTTGGAATGGATGGATGGTATTAAAGTATCTGCTCCGGCACCTGTTTACGAAGTTTTTTTACAAATGGCGGCAGATGAATTGCCCCAAGTACGTTTTAGAGAACTAAAATTCAACTAA